The following proteins are encoded in a genomic region of Gossypium hirsutum isolate 1008001.06 chromosome D05, Gossypium_hirsutum_v2.1, whole genome shotgun sequence:
- the LOC107903845 gene encoding uncharacterized protein, with protein MRNVPPEMLRYQWKDVIRVWNSKKRRDCEQVGTSSRQKQKFTHTAGSKSFAYVAEAEELSSGQKVERLQLFDITHRKKDESPMTSEATEIMEKLKDKKAEYEAIASSDRSVHLDDIDNWIITEVLGPKRYGQVLFQGSFVNPTQYFGSNSQQYMPSGS; from the exons ATGCGAAATGTCCCGCCGGaaatgttgaggtaccaatggaaAGATGTGATTAGagtttggaattcaaagaaaagaAGG gattgTGAAcaagttggaacaagcagcaggcaaaaacagaaattcactcacacagctgggtcgaaaagttttgcttatgtagctgaggccgag gaactgtcgtctggtcaaaaagttgaacgccttcagctttttgacattacacataggaagaaagatgaatCTCCTATGACTTCTGAAGCTAcagaaattatg gagaaactaaaggataaaaaggcggagtatgaagcgattgcttcgagtgatagATCTGTTCATCTTGATGACATAGATAAttggattattactgaagttttgggtcctaaaAGGTATGGTCAGGTTttatttcaaggatcttttgttaacccaacccaatattttggatccaactcacagcaatacatgccttcggggagtTAG
- the LOC107903844 gene encoding cysteine-rich receptor-like protein kinase 2: MDNKIIQHIFVVLLMMESLSLHKRVGGLSRAEIVNMTCTNVVEYNKTSLVSSFIAVMQKLSEQMRESGFGIAVSGSGFDTTHGLAQCYGDLSLVDCTLCYAAGRSILPQCFPFNGARVFLDGCFMRSGNYSYYDEYLGPNDMVVCGNASRKGLSFQTSVKEAVSHAVATALKNKGYGKAQVPVSGTNETVNVLVDCWRTLNRSSCKACFENASAEMLRCLPWSEGRALYTGCFMRYSNIDFLNKELADGISEGTVITIVISTVSSLVVLAVGVGIGVYIRKRRYIQKKRGSNDAEKWVKVLRDSNLNFKYSTLEKATGSFDEANKLGQGGFGTVYKGALSDGREIAVKRLFINNRHRAADFYNEVNIISSVEHKNLVRLLGCSCCGPESLLVYEFLPNKSLDHFIFDHCRGKELNWEKRFKIIMGTVEGLVHLHGNPTNKIIHRDIKASNILLDLKFRAKIADFGLARTFEEDQSHISTAIAGTLGYMAPEYLANGRLTEKADIYSFGVLLLEIVTGTQNNKGQYTDYSYSVVAIAWKHFQLGTMEEIYDPNLMLSDDNRSNKSVKNEVSRVVHIGLLCTQESRSLRPSMWKVLEMLKRKDEDLPAPTPPPFMDENTMEFNDRSENEWHPINAAGTDSIATITHSSFYPR, encoded by the exons atggataataaaataattcaacacatttttGTGGTTCTTCTTATGATGGAATCTCTCTCATTACATAAAAGAGTTGGAGGATTATCGAGAGCCGAAATAGTGAATATGACATGTACCAACGTAGTGGAGTATAACAAAACTTCGTTGGTTTCAAGTTTCATTGCTGTGATGCAGAAACTCAGTGAACAGATGCGTGAATCAGGTTTTGGAATAGCAGTTTCTGGTTCAGGGTTTGACACTACCCATGGCCTAGCTCAATGTTATGGGGATCTATCATTGGTCGACTGTACATTGTGCTATGCTGCGGGTCGTTCGATTCTTCCTCAATGCTTTCCGTTCAACGGCGCCCGAGTTTTCCTTGATGGGTGCTTTATGAGATCCGGGAATTATAGCTACTATGATGAGTACCTGGGACCTAACGACATGGTAGTCTGTGGGAATGCAAGCCGCAAGGGATTGAGTTTCCAAACATCGGTAAAAGAAGCAGTGTCACATGCGGTGGCTACTGCACTGAAAAACAAAGGCTATGGTAAAGCACAGGTTCCGGTTTCGGGAACAAATGAGACGGTCAATGTTCTGGTCGATTGCTGGCGGACGTTGAACCGAAGTTCTTGTAAAGCATGTTTCGAGAATGCATCGGCGGAGATGTTAAGGTGCTTGCCATGGTCTGAGGGACGGGCACTCTATACTGGTTGCTTCATGAGATACTCGAACATAGATTTCCTCAATAAAGAACTTGCAGATGGAATTTCAGAAG GAACCGTTATAACTATAGTAATTTCTACCGTCAGTTCGCTTGTTGTTTTAGCTGTTGGTGTAGGTATTGGAGTTTATATCAGGAAACGCAGATACATACAAAAGAAAAGAG GTTCAAATGATGCAGAAAAGTGGGTGAAAGTCCTTCGTGATAGTAACTTGAATTTCAAGTACTCTACCCTCGAGAAGGCTACCGGTTCATTTGACGAGGCAAACAAGCTTGGGCAAGGAGGATTCGGGACCGTTTATAAG GGAGCTCTGTCTGATGGAAGAGAGATTGCTGTCAAGAGACTTTTCATTAACAATCGACACCGAGCAGCAGATTTCTACAATGAAGTCAACATCATAAGCAGTGTGGAGCATAAAAACCTAGTGAGATTGTTGGGATGTAGTTGTTGCGGACCTGAAAGTCTTCTCGTTTATGAGTTCCTCCCTAACAAGAGTCTCGATCACTTCATCTTCG ATCACTGCAGAGGTAAAGAACTTAACTGGGAAAAGAGATTCAAAATCATCATGGGGACCGTAGAAGGTTTAGTTCATCTTCATGGCAACCCCACGAACAAAATCATTCATAGAGATATAAAAGCCAGCAATATTCTGTTGGATTTAAAGTTCCGAGCCAAAATCGCTGACTTCGGGTTGGCGAGGACTTTTGAGGAAGATCAGAGTCACATTAGCACTGCCATTGCTGGAACATT GGGATATATGGCTCCTGAATACTTAGCCAATGGGCGGTTAACGGAGAAGGCGGATATTTATAGTTTTGGAGTTCTTTTACTAGAGATTGTTACCGGGACGCAAAACAACAAGGGTCAATACACGGATTACTCATACAGCGTGGTTGCCATA GCATGGAAACACTTTCAATTAGGGACAATGGAGGAGATTTATGACCCAAATTTAATGTTAAGTGACGATAACCGAAGCAACAAGAGTGTGAAGAATGAGGTTTCGAGAGTAGTGCATATAGGACTACTTTGCACACAAGAGAGTCGATCACTAAG